The window AAAAGTTATGAATGGGAGGGGGACAGGCAGTGAGGAAAGGAAGGCATGGTTAGGTGTACAGGGTGAGGTATGGAGGACTGTGAGTAGCAGTGTATCCTTTTCTTCCTACAGGATCTGGAaatgggaaggggaggagagatcatgtttcttgtttcttaatATTGTGTCTTGAGTTCAGTGTAGGCAACCAGCAGCACAAGTTTCTTCAAAACGCTgcttttccaaaaaaaaaaaaaagtacattccCAAAGCAGAAGCTATTGCAGTGGGAGACGGTCCAGCATGATTTCCTACTGCTGGATTCCCTTGATCTATTTTTGGTGTGATAATCCAGATGACTCTTTGTAACCAGATTGAACAGGCTTTCCTCTGGATGTGCTAATGCTCTTGGTCTCAGTGTGGTCTTTGGTACTTACAAACTTTCTGAAATGGCTTTTGCAACAGCAAGCTCTGTAGTCCCTGAAAAGCCTGCGAATGGAGAAGAAGGCCAGGAGCCAGAGGCTGATGTACCAGGGGGTCATAGAGTGTGAGAGGAAAATGCAGCTTAAATTGTTGGTTTTCCTTCAGTCTTACAGTAGGATAAAAAGCAATTTGACAGAAAGGTATGGCATTCTTAACAGTTtgttatgaaaaagaaatatatagaatcatagaacagttaaggttggaaaggaccttaagatcatctagttccaacccccttgccatgggcaaaACAAAAATGACCTGATTTGTTCTGAGATAAAAGccataagcctttttttttttttttgatgctgcagtgctctgctttgGGGCATTAGACTCAAACTTTTTTTCTGCCCTAGATTTCTgccagaaaataatgttttgggAAACCTGTAGGAATTATGTTGTATTTGTGTAGAAGTCAGAGACAAATCTCTGGGAAAACATGTAGGTTTCAAAACTAAACCCCATTctgcatttatttgctttctctatGCTTCCTTCTCAGTGTGGTCCTTGGTAACTTACCATTTACAAATGTTCTGCCCATGCAGCAGTGTACTTCTAGAGAAAGAAAGGTGCTGCTGTATATTTCTGGACACAAATACAGGCTCAAAGCATGttgttttgaaaagaatttGTGGAATTGAGCTTTACCTGAGTACAGTAATTTGATCAAGAACCAAGCCTCTTAGGCTTGACAGCTGCTAAGAGCATTTTTCATAGGATACATACAGCTAATTACAGACATGCAgaatctttcttcttcctgactTTTCAGTTGTGACGTAGCTATTAGATACCAAGCCTCACAGTGAAATCTTAGTGCTGGTCTCATTACACATAAATGAGTTCTTGAATTCCCAGATCAAGTGGTAGTATGGGCTCCTATCAGAAGCTGCTGAAATCAGGATGGGATTGTATGTGGTTAGTTACTATACTGACTAGTAAAGTAACATTACTTAATATGTCCTCAGTTTATctgatttatatatttatgtaaatgcatatacacacatacgTATACCCACGCTATCCTTACAAACAGTCCTCAtggtttgtgtgggttttttttcccctctcatttttttattttattttttttttaatgatatatAAAGCtggttttttctcttgaatagAAAATTAGTTCTGGGAATCCACAAACCATTCCATCATGCAGTCTCTCTGCAAACTGGTCTCTTTGCAAATTATAACAGGATTCCTTACTGTATGTTTACGTGTCAGCTACAAAGATTCAGAATAGTAAATCTTTAGCTGAAAGATTTGTTTGTTGCATTAAAATGTGTTCAAAGTGCTCTTACTGCAAGAACTAAGAATAAAAAGTGAGCACATCATAGCAATACAAATAATATTGCTCTCCTTCCTGTCCCTGAAGCTGTGAAGATGAAAACTGAGGATGGCCATAGGGATGTCTGGAATTCATACAGAAGAATTTAGCAGAGTCTTGATTTCTGGATTTAGAAAGGGAAGAGGCAGCAGTGTGAATGAATACACATCCTCATCAGTCCCTTCTCAGTACTCCACCACTTTTTGTGAAGCGATTACCTTTTGTTCCCAAGTTTGTTTTCTAGGCTTATCGTCTGTCCCGGTGCAAACCAGCAGCTTACTTCTAGTTCTGCTATATCAGTGGCTTTCTAGGCATAGTGGTCCTGCTTACTCGGGATGGAGAGGTTGAACAGGGTATGTGTGAAGAGTTTGTACTTGCAGTGCAAcccttttctctgctgttgttGAGCTTGCTTATCACTGTAACCATTCCCAGTGTGTGCAGAATGGACATTTTTTTGTAATCTGATGCAGAGAGCAATGAGGGGAGAGCCTGTGTCTTGGTCCTGAGCACCTCTAGTGCTTCCAGAGTTTCTGTGCTGCATGAGTGAGATGGAGCAGGGAGCATGTGGGCTCCTAGGCTGTATAGGAACTGCTGGTTAGGGTGTAGGGTTCTGCACCTTGGTCTCTGTCAGAGCTGTGGGGATGTGTTGTTCTCAACATGTTTCCAGTCTCCTGTTATAGCAGCAGTTGCAGTTTCATTGAGACTTAATGCCACTTGATAGATTTAAGCAGGCAGTAAAATACCTTTGGTTTTCTGTATGCTGTGCTACTCGGACAGTGTGACTTTGGTGTCCTCTCATCGGTTTTCTTGGTGCACTGGCACAAAAAGGCTGTATATTATTAACATTAGCTGCTATCTGGCAGACATATGATGATCTGACTTCTATTGGTTTGTCCACCCCAAGGGCTGCTGAGAAGTGACTCTATACCTGAGGTtggagaggatgctgctgctacAGTTGGTATGgcagaaacattttcagaagaagAACAGGAAGAGCTAAGAAAAGAGCTTGCTAAGGTAAATCTCTTGCAAATAGCTcttaaactggttttgaaaatgaaaatctggGATAGTGCTATCTTTGAACATACAGTTAATGCTTTGCATATTTATTCTGTGAGTGTCTGAAGCAGAGTGTAACACTTATGTATATTGTGGGGAGGGTAAGGGAAGGTGTCAAGGAGAACAGGCAGTTCTGGCTATAGGGAATTAAGCTGAAAGTGCTGAGTGTACAGATCTTAAACCTAGATACATGAACGGTTATCCCTTTTTTAACTCAAGTGGGAGAGGGGTAAAGAGGCTGTCAAAGAGAACGTGGTTGGAAGCCAAAACCAAGTATTGTCTTAACTGGTGTGGAGTAACTGAAGCTAATGTTTCCATGAAGGATGCTTTGTAGTAATATCCAGGTAAACACTGTTTTGCTAATGTCTATCCATGTAGCTGTTCTTGTTTATAATTCatgcagcagatttttttttaagagcgAGTTAAGGAAGCACTCCTCAAAACAGTCAGATATTCAAGCCTGatacatgaaattaaaaagttgTTAAAGTCAAGCTTTATTGAGTCACCAGTCCTGTCTTTTGAAGCTCTTTAGGACTTCAGCACCCTAACAAAAGACCTGAACTTAAGCCTAAGGTTGGCAAACGAAGGTCAGCTGTGAGATAAGCACATTTAATGCAGTCTTGGTTTTGGTAGTCCTGATGAGTATTATTTAATGCCAAACCAATCAGCTGAAGATGGTGAGGGAAATCTGGTCCTGCTAGGTAGGGTTACTTCATGCCGGACTTCTGACAGTATCCAAACATAAGTGCGTTGAAGGTTTGGATGTATGCCTTTGCCTTTGTATATGTGGCCTTTGTGCCTGTGTTACTTCTATACTGCTCACAGAATGACATTGTAAAGCTGTTGATATCTCTGATCATGATGTGATGGTGCTTCTGTGAAAGGCTTAAGTGACCTGTGTGAAGAAGGAAGTACACAACCAATAGAGTTTTCTAGGTGCTGAAGAggtgctgtgtttttgttgttgctggggGAGGgctgttggtttgcttttttggttttctttttatttacttttttgaCTGCTCAGTCTTCCACCATTTCTACCCCTGCTCTGGGGAAGGCACTCCTCTGGCTAGATCCAGCCTGCAGTAGCTGGCTTAAGCCACAAAAGAATGTTTCTGTTCAAGCAAGAATACAGACTTGTATATGGATCAGATACGCTCTGAGTTTCCTGATACTGGTCATACCTTGGTATCTCTTCTGACGTGGAAGGAGAATACAGGCTTGGCAATTGTCCCAGGTTTGTCTAATCTTCAAGCTTCATATAGACTAATGTTGTCTAAAGGTAATGATTTCTAAATATACAGTCTTATAGTTAGCAACTTCCTTGTGCATATCCCAGTAACAGAGCTAGCTGCAGGTAGATTCCTTTCTCATCAGCTTTTCTTGTAGACTATACTGGATTTCCCTTTTAGTATTTAGAAACAACTTTGAGGCAGTGTTAAAAACATTATCCCTTCCATTGCTGATGCCTAGTAGATGTTTTAATAAATGCATAGTTAAATGGCTGGGTATATTGCTTTGTAATTTACCTCTCACTAACTCTACTGCCACAGGTGGAAGAAGAAATCCAGACACTCTCACAAGTGCTAGCTGCCAAAGAGAAACATCTAGCggaaataaagagaaagctGGGAATTAACTCATTACAGGAACTAAAGCAGAACATTACCAAAAGCTGGCAAGATGTCACCTCAACCACAGCGTATGTACTAGTTCACGATGATTGCCTCACCTGTCGAGGTGAAAACTATGTTGTTTTTGTGTCATGTCTAAACCCTCTGTTCTTGTGAAATAAGATGAGTGAAGGTAACAGTTATGGTCATTATTAGCCATATTATCTCATGCAAAATAAGCACAATTGACCATAATATGAGCAATTGTACTATACTTTTTGTCTGATATACCTGAGATACCATTACTTGAGATACCATGGTGTCCCAAGTCCAACAGGATAcccttcttttccagcctgaaaaATTGTGGTAAACTGAGCTCATGCAGGAAGAGTGCAAAGTCATAGACAACATTCTTGCCAAACACAACTGTTAGCTTAAGGTCTAGAGTGAACTGTTTTCTACAATAAGTGACTACACAGAATGTAGGAGGATATACCTCAGACTTTTAATGCTGAAATTTATTAACAGAACCATTTGGTACAGTGTTTTAGGCACTTGGCACACACAAAAAACTAATCCTCTGTCCtttttcagtgtgtgtgcttttcagggtgtttttttcttgttttgtatttttgtgtgtgtgtgtgtggttttgtttttcttctaagtCCTGCAATAGCAGATGGCATGTGGTCTGGGGGTGGGGTAGTAGGTTTGCATTGGTGAACCTGATCTGAAGCCTGAGGTGACAGAGATGATATAGCCAGGAGGGACTGCAGTGGCTAAAAATAACCTCCTAAGTAGCTTATCCATTTGATCCTAAAGGTGAAGTATACCTCTGATACAAATTTGTGTACACTAAAAGGTTTCTTATGTGGTCTGTTAAAATAACCACAGACTTAATTTTGTTACAGATACAAGAAAACATCAGAAACCCTCTCTCAGGCTAGTCAGAaggcttctgctgctttttcatctGTTGGTTCAGTCCTAACCAAGAAGTTTGAAGATGTCAGGTAGGTTTCTTTAGCTTTTCCCAAGTAGTTGCATTTTGGTTTAAGCGTGTgatcactgaaataaatttctGCTGTTAACATACCTAGCACTTTTAAAAGTCAATCTGTCAAGAGCCCTCAGCATCTGTTCTAAGAGATCTGAGTGACTTGCTGCAAAATCTTGCATGTCctctctgcagaaaaaaaatctgcaaagtTCTGTGGTGTGTAATATATGTATGGAAGGAAAGTAATGTATGCTGTCACATCCAGTGCTACTTTTGTGTTTCTGATAGTATTGCAGGTGGCAGTGGCTCTGCCTGCCTCTGTGTGATACATAGAGCACTgtcatttctgttctctttctcaGCTTGTGAGAAACATTTAAACAGCTAATGTCTTGTAAGTGTggtttggtggttgttttgtgagtttggtttctttttaatcttgtgTGTGGATTCCTTTCAGGTATGTTATTTCTTGTAAGCTGTTCTACCTCATAGCAGTGGCTTGATTTTATTACCTTTTTAATAGACTATTGGCAGTTTCTAATTCTTAAATATTGGCATGCAACATATTTTGACTGTGTCAGATGACACAGTCCTTCATGCAAGTTAGGTAAGTTTGGTGGTCATTTTAGCACCCTTGTGAGCTGCATGTAAAACTCCTCCCGAATGCAATCCAATCATATGTTTAGCTTACAgttctttgtatgttttttaCTACTGGAGCATACACAGATATTCATCTCTGCTTGTCATTTGTTATGAATAGTAgatcaaactttttttttttcaattattggACAAATAAAAATCCACCCATTCTCAGAAAACATTACTGCATTGGAAAGCAGTGTAATAAAATCAGCTCTCTGTTTTCAAGTGCTGCCATTCAcctctttcttgcttttgaaGTCTAGTGATAAAACACTTCTGAGGAGTAGTTACAcagttacatatttttcttcagatttatCAGaacttcctttctctctttaatGCTTACTCTGGCATTGTGCAGACTACAGGCATTTTCACATTCCTTTAGGTAAGGTGGGCGCAAGAGTTGTTTCTGAAACTAAGCATGTAGTCGGACTGTCTCCATTACAATATTTAAGTTTTTGCCTGTAAGAGGtagtttttttcctccagtgttAATATAAAACTGAAGATCTTTCAATGTCAAGGAAGATGTTTCTTCATGTTCACCTGGTAACTATCCAAGAACATGAAATCTTGAGCACACATACTAATCAATTAGTCTCTCTTCATTGGAAGAAAGGAATTGGTTAAAATGATTCAGCAAGgttgtttgggtatttttttttttttggtaaagaGACAGAATATGGTTCTGAGGTCAATGGCATGCAGaattcctccttctccttgtcGTTTGCCTGTACAGTGTTTGTGCCTTGACAGAGTAGAAATATTCCCTTTTTTGTCTATTACAATGGGTGTTTAGCATTGTGACTTTAATCAAATCTCTAGAGTCTGAGTGTAAAATAGTTCATGCATTCTCTGTTTATAGTTTGTCTAGTGAAACAGTCCTTATATTTGAGTAAGTacttcagcagctccagactGAGTGTTTTAGTTACCTTGTCTGTATTGCCTTTTATCTGCCTAGTCTAAACAAATATTCAATGTTAAGTTTTCAGTAGTTAAAATTCCTGTGTAGCAACTTTTGTCCATTGCTCTCATCCATCTATGCACCTCTGGGTATGGCTTCACCTTTTCTGTACTCTCCCACTATGTAGCTAAAGACAGCAGTATTATCTCTGTAAAGATGGAGGGATCTGGCCTGTGGAATACTAACTAGGAGCTATAGCTGCAGGGACAATATCTGGGGAGGAGATGGTCAGGGACAGGGTAGATGCTAACAGAACTTGGACTCTGAAGCAAGCATAGTATAATGCTTAAGTATATATGCTCAAGTATAAGAATAGCAGCCTGTCTGAAATACCTCTCCTTCAGCATCAGTGAGACAACAGGAGCCTGGAAGATATCTCTATACCTTTTGgatgcagagctcagctgcttACTCAGTAGGGTTCTGCTGGTTTCTTCCTTAAGGCTACAGTGTTCCCCTACTAGTATTAGACTATTGCATTTGACAAGGGCAGACCCatagctctcttctgggttcAGGAACTTACTACCTCAAAAGAAGAGTGTCCTAGTTACACAGGTTAGTGGCTAGGTGAGTGATGAGTACTTTCTATA of the Melopsittacus undulatus isolate bMelUnd1 chromosome 1, bMelUnd1.mat.Z, whole genome shotgun sequence genome contains:
- the TPD52 gene encoding tumor protein D52 isoform X2, whose product is MAETFSEEEQEELRKELAKVEEEIQTLSQVLAAKEKHLAEIKRKLGINSLQELKQNITKSWQDVTSTTAYKKTSETLSQASQKASAAFSSVGSVLTKKFEDVRNSPTFKSFEEKVENLKSKVGGRQPAGGDFGEVLNSAANASATETIAEQTQEETH
- the TPD52 gene encoding tumor protein D52 isoform X1; amino-acid sequence: MEPPRDQGLLRSDSIPEVGEDAAATVGMAETFSEEEQEELRKELAKVEEEIQTLSQVLAAKEKHLAEIKRKLGINSLQELKQNITKSWQDVTSTTAYKKTSETLSQASQKASAAFSSVGSVLTKKFEDVRNSPTFKSFEEKVENLKSKVGGRQPAGGDFGEVLNSAANASATETIAEQTQEETH